A genomic segment from Cryptosporangium minutisporangium encodes:
- a CDS encoding ATPase domain-containing protein translates to MTRLSTGLADLDLILGGGLLAGSVVVLAGPPGSGKTILAQQICFANATVERKAVYYTTLSEPHSKLVEHLRGFAFFDPATLGREVEYVHLGDMLRGSGTDDLEPLIDEVVRRALEDEPVLVVIDSTKMLRDFVSDHALRMALYDLTSRVAHSGAVLLLLGEYTAEEMQTGVEFALADGIVHLSHQPREPVDRRTLRVVKMRGTNHLSGAHTVQITADGLQVYPRVESFLPEGAASKGRRVPSGIPGLDALMGGGIPHADATLVLGPSGVGKTIGCLNFVAEGLASGERCLYITFQDTVDQLVDMAGRFGWDFEAARASDHLVISHVPVGRLELDVLAAVIRHRLADGTTTRIVIDSLAEMARAAREADRFPAYLRSLLGIVRAAGASLWVTSETRTFGPMEEPLAGLMFLFHNVVQIRYIEHCAQIGRVLNVLKMRNSGHDNGVHTCHVADRGVALGSKLTQVTGVLGWSVLRECPIPATDDTSAVS, encoded by the coding sequence GTGACGCGGCTGTCGACCGGGTTGGCGGACCTGGATCTGATCCTCGGTGGTGGCCTACTGGCGGGGTCGGTGGTGGTCCTGGCCGGGCCGCCCGGATCGGGTAAGACGATCCTGGCGCAGCAGATCTGTTTCGCCAACGCCACCGTCGAGCGCAAAGCCGTCTACTACACGACCCTCTCCGAGCCGCATTCCAAACTAGTCGAGCACCTGCGCGGGTTTGCGTTCTTCGATCCCGCGACCCTGGGTCGCGAGGTCGAGTACGTGCACCTGGGTGACATGCTGCGCGGAAGCGGCACCGATGACCTCGAACCGCTGATCGACGAGGTGGTCCGCCGGGCCCTCGAGGACGAGCCGGTGCTGGTGGTGATCGACAGCACCAAGATGCTGCGGGACTTCGTCAGCGACCATGCCCTGCGGATGGCGCTCTACGACCTGACCAGCCGGGTCGCTCATAGCGGGGCGGTGCTACTGCTGCTGGGTGAGTACACCGCCGAGGAGATGCAGACCGGGGTGGAGTTCGCCCTCGCCGACGGCATCGTGCACCTGTCGCACCAGCCCCGCGAGCCCGTCGACCGGCGCACCCTACGGGTGGTCAAGATGCGGGGCACCAACCATCTCAGCGGCGCTCACACGGTGCAGATCACTGCTGACGGTCTCCAGGTGTATCCCCGAGTCGAGTCGTTCCTGCCCGAAGGCGCGGCGTCCAAGGGTCGGCGCGTCCCGTCGGGGATTCCGGGCCTGGATGCGTTGATGGGCGGCGGGATACCGCACGCTGATGCCACTCTCGTCCTGGGGCCGTCCGGCGTGGGTAAGACCATCGGCTGTCTCAACTTCGTCGCCGAAGGCCTGGCCAGCGGCGAGCGTTGCCTCTACATCACCTTCCAGGACACCGTCGACCAACTGGTAGACATGGCGGGCAGGTTCGGCTGGGACTTCGAAGCCGCTCGAGCCAGCGACCACCTGGTCATTTCCCACGTGCCGGTAGGCAGACTCGAGCTCGACGTCCTGGCGGCGGTGATCCGTCACCGTCTCGCCGACGGCACGACCACTCGGATCGTGATCGACAGCCTGGCCGAGATGGCCCGCGCCGCACGCGAGGCCGACCGGTTTCCCGCCTATCTACGCAGTCTCCTGGGCATCGTCCGCGCCGCCGGGGCTTCCCTCTGGGTCACCAGCGAGACCAGAACCTTCGGGCCGATGGAAGAGCCCCTGGCCGGCCTCATGTTTCTCTTCCACAACGTCGTCCAGATCCGCTATATCGAACACTGCGCCCAGATCGGCCGCGTCCTCAACGTCCTGAAGATGCGCAACAGCGGCCACGACAACGGCGTGCACACTTGCCACGTCGCCGACCGCGGCGTCGCCCTCGGGAGCAAACTCACACAAGTCACCGGAGTGCTCGGCTGGAGCGTCCTCCGCGAATGCCCCATCCCGGCCACGGATGACACCAGCGCAGTGAGCTGA
- a CDS encoding response regulator, translated as MILVVDDEPDLRYLLRLFFTRAGHQVAEAGNGATALASVHEAPPDLVVTDMMMPVMGGVELIRRLHDDPATAAIPILAVSGDWQLAADADAVLAKPYRRAELLAAVDGLLQKGREGQ; from the coding sequence ATGATCCTGGTGGTCGATGACGAGCCGGATCTGCGGTACCTCCTGCGGCTCTTCTTCACGCGGGCTGGTCATCAGGTCGCTGAGGCGGGGAACGGTGCTACCGCTCTAGCGTCGGTGCACGAGGCGCCACCGGACCTGGTGGTGACCGACATGATGATGCCGGTGATGGGCGGCGTCGAACTCATCCGACGGTTGCACGACGACCCAGCGACCGCAGCCATTCCGATCCTGGCGGTCAGCGGCGACTGGCAGCTGGCGGCCGACGCTGACGCCGTGCTGGCGAAGCCTTACCGGCGCGCCGAGCTACTCGCAGCGGTCGATGGCCTACTCCAGAAGGGGCGTGAGGGCCAGTGA